A region of Moorena producens PAL-8-15-08-1 DNA encodes the following proteins:
- a CDS encoding ABC transporter substrate-binding protein — protein sequence MRRREFNQLPWFFLGLGLANCTHNSQSSRQSSRQSSTFDTPKTLSIWWQQGFYPEETDALRKIIDQWEQKSGIKVKLVIIPQKDILKEIESAIASGNPPDIFYAGVADLTIIPRLAWNNQLVDVSDVIEPLKNWYSEGVLAGVNYQNKVAKKRSYYAVPIMQSAIHIHYWQDILTEIGQAKGAIPRDWQGFWRFWQQVQGQLRQSSYPNMYSIGMPMSMSLDTYNNFEQFLEAYNVKLIDNNGKLRLDDPQVKQGIEAALRKYTSFYINKNVPPDAVDWDNTGNNVTLLSRTSLMTVNHTLSVPGSQRQDPEIYTKQLSTVKWPNKPSGELMRFIVEIKQVILFKASKKQEYAKNFISYLAQPQNLQAYTEGSQGRYLPVMPKLFEKPFWKNPSDPHISVALQQLKHTRPAYQVLNPAYSEVAAQNVWGEVIRKIVVDNLSIKQATNRAIDKINKIFSNW from the coding sequence ATGCGACGACGGGAATTCAATCAACTCCCTTGGTTTTTCCTCGGTTTGGGATTGGCTAACTGTACTCACAATTCCCAATCATCAAGACAATCATCAAGACAATCATCAACCTTTGACACACCTAAAACACTTAGCATCTGGTGGCAACAGGGTTTTTATCCAGAAGAAACGGATGCACTACGGAAAATCATCGACCAGTGGGAACAAAAAAGTGGGATTAAAGTTAAATTAGTCATCATACCTCAGAAGGATATTCTCAAAGAAATCGAGAGTGCGATCGCATCAGGTAATCCTCCTGATATTTTCTATGCAGGGGTAGCAGACTTGACCATTATTCCCCGTCTAGCATGGAATAACCAACTAGTCGATGTGTCTGATGTGATAGAGCCTCTGAAAAACTGGTACAGTGAAGGGGTTCTTGCCGGAGTCAATTATCAAAACAAAGTTGCTAAAAAACGTAGCTACTATGCTGTACCAATTATGCAATCAGCCATTCATATTCACTACTGGCAAGACATCCTGACCGAGATTGGTCAGGCAAAGGGGGCAATTCCCAGAGATTGGCAGGGATTTTGGCGGTTTTGGCAGCAGGTTCAGGGACAGTTGCGTCAGAGCAGTTATCCCAATATGTATAGTATCGGCATGCCTATGTCCATGAGCTTAGATACCTACAACAATTTTGAGCAATTTCTAGAAGCCTATAATGTCAAACTAATTGATAACAATGGCAAATTACGCTTAGACGACCCCCAAGTTAAGCAAGGCATTGAGGCTGCTCTCAGGAAATATACCAGTTTTTATATCAATAAGAATGTGCCACCGGATGCCGTAGATTGGGATAATACAGGCAACAATGTAACGTTACTCAGCCGCACTAGCCTGATGACGGTCAATCATACTCTCTCAGTTCCAGGTTCCCAACGACAAGATCCCGAAATTTACACCAAGCAACTTTCTACAGTTAAGTGGCCAAATAAACCTAGTGGGGAACTGATGAGATTCATCGTAGAGATCAAACAGGTCATTCTCTTTAAAGCGTCCAAAAAACAGGAGTATGCCAAGAATTTTATCTCATATTTGGCACAACCGCAAAACTTACAAGCCTACACAGAAGGGTCTCAGGGTCGATACTTACCTGTGATGCCAAAACTGTTTGAAAAACCCTTTTGGAAAAATCCCAGTGATCCTCATATTTCTGTGGCGCTACAGCAGTTAAAACACACCCGACCAGCTTATCAAGTGTTAAATCCAGCTTATAGTGAAGTAGCTGCTCAAAATGTTTGGGGTGAAGTGATTAGAAAAATTGTGGTGGATAATTTGTCAATTAAGCAAGCTACTAATCGAGCTATTGATAAAATCAATAAAATTTTTTCTAATTGGTAG